The DNA window ACCCCGCTCGAGCGGCGCCTCGATCCCAGGGCGCGCCGCGGGACACGCGCCGACGCCCACCGCGCAGAGACCGAGGAACGCGAGGAGCAGAGCGGGGCTCGGCGCGGCGGCGAGCCAACGCGGAAGCAGCGAGGAAATCCCGGACCGAGACACGCGCCGGAAGCTTAGTCGCGCTACGCTGGCGTCGCAGCGGGAATCCCGACGGGTCGGGTCGAGGATGACCTGCGCCGCGCCGATGGCGTAAGGTCGTCGGCGATGAAGGCCGTCGTTGTCACGGGTGGTTTCGGCGTCGAGAACCTTCGCATCGAGGAGCGGCCCGATCCCGAGCCGGGACCCGGGGAGGTCGTGCTCAAGATGAGCGCGGTGTCACTCAACTACCGCGATCTGTTGATGGTGCGGGGAACCTACAATCCTCGTCAGGCGCTGCCGCTGATTCCAGCCTCTGATGGCGTGGGCACGGTCGTCGCAGTGGGCGCTCAGGTCACCCGGGTCGCGCTGGGCGACCGCGTCTGTCCCATCTTTGCCACAGGCTGGCTGGCCGGCGAACCCGCACGGGAAAAACTCAAGACCACGCTGGGCGGGCCACTCGACGGCACGCTGACCGAGCTCATGAAGATCGACGCCGAGGCCCTGGTGAAAATCCCCGATGGCCTGTCGGACGTCGAGGCTGCGTGTCTGCCCTGCGCTGGTGTCACCGCGTGGAGTGCGTTGGTGACCCACGCTGGGCTCACGGCCGGGGACACACTGCTCGCACTTGGCACCGGCGGGCTCTCAATCTTCGGGCTGCAGATTGCGACGCTGCTGGGCGCGCGTGTGATCATCACCAGCTCGAGCGATGAAAAGTTGGATCGCGCCAAGGAGCTTGGTGCCGACCATGTCATCAACTACCGCCGCAACCCCGAGTGGGGCAAGACCGCGCGCGAACTGACGAACGGACGCGGAGTGGATCACGTGCTCGAGGTTGGCGGAGCCGCAACGTTCGCGCAGTCACTGAAGGCGGTGCGGCCCGGTGGAACCGTCAGCATCATCGGCAACCTCGGCGGTGGCGCCACGGAGCTGAACCTGCTCGGCATCTTGATGCAGAACATCCGACTGCAGGGCATCATCGTCGGGCACCGGGAGTCCTTCGAGGCACTGGTGCGCGCGGCGATTCAGAACGAGCTTCGACCCGTGGTCGACCGAGTGTTCGCCTTCGACGAGGTGCCACGTGCGCTCGAACACATGGCGCGCGGCGCCCATTTTGGAAAAGTCTGCGTCGACGTCGCCTCTCACAGCTGAGGCGCCGCGTTGCGGGTCCATGGCTCGTGAATGGCCGGCTGGAGGCTGGCATCTCACAAGCGGAACCCATGACGGACGCGGTTGGCAGCCAGGTTTTTCGCAGACATCTCGCGGCGCTCTTCGCACTGACTGCGGTGCTCGGCCTCTCGCCCGA is part of the Myxococcales bacterium genome and encodes:
- a CDS encoding NAD(P)-dependent alcohol dehydrogenase, producing the protein MKAVVVTGGFGVENLRIEERPDPEPGPGEVVLKMSAVSLNYRDLLMVRGTYNPRQALPLIPASDGVGTVVAVGAQVTRVALGDRVCPIFATGWLAGEPAREKLKTTLGGPLDGTLTELMKIDAEALVKIPDGLSDVEAACLPCAGVTAWSALVTHAGLTAGDTLLALGTGGLSIFGLQIATLLGARVIITSSSDEKLDRAKELGADHVINYRRNPEWGKTARELTNGRGVDHVLEVGGAATFAQSLKAVRPGGTVSIIGNLGGGATELNLLGILMQNIRLQGIIVGHRESFEALVRAAIQNELRPVVDRVFAFDEVPRALEHMARGAHFGKVCVDVASHS